One region of Rhodoferax ferrireducens T118 genomic DNA includes:
- a CDS encoding tyrosine-type recombinase/integrase, with product MCPATSTPKASDLPDPSLPATSAHAAFESWAAGAVSRKRMHLCPRSVKQYRSTWFNWVAWLPPHTPWEKAAPEQVSAYLHQLSASATARQTQPNSSRRPASTVTQRRYWRMLRDIYAHAVVMAWCEANPCAQATEIPASEAMASMILPAWALRQLQDGILHQASRQAVRKWQDVRNDALLLLLLHTGAKTGELVSLRVDQALKIRTEKHGEQWAIQIDGEKDCQQRHITLDEPRAGAALAQWLRVRQHVPRKSPWLFFGAKSHVIDGKRELSPLSSKTIFILVAGALKAHLPPNTFEGMLSHAGAEAIRNSVLARWLEAGLGQEEVMRRAGVAEIRAVVRLDRKDVT from the coding sequence ATGTGCCCCGCAACGTCCACCCCGAAGGCCTCCGATCTGCCCGATCCGTCCCTGCCGGCGACCTCGGCGCACGCGGCGTTTGAATCCTGGGCCGCCGGTGCTGTCAGCCGTAAACGCATGCACCTGTGCCCGCGCAGCGTCAAACAGTACCGCAGCACCTGGTTCAACTGGGTCGCGTGGCTGCCCCCGCACACCCCGTGGGAGAAAGCCGCGCCCGAACAGGTCAGTGCCTATCTGCACCAACTCAGCGCCAGCGCAACGGCCCGGCAAACGCAGCCAAACAGCAGCCGGCGCCCAGCCAGCACCGTCACGCAGCGGCGCTACTGGCGCATGCTGCGCGATATTTACGCCCACGCAGTGGTCATGGCGTGGTGCGAGGCCAACCCTTGTGCCCAGGCCACCGAAATACCCGCCAGCGAGGCCATGGCCAGCATGATCCTGCCGGCCTGGGCGCTGCGCCAGCTCCAAGACGGCATCCTGCACCAAGCCTCGCGTCAAGCGGTGCGAAAGTGGCAGGACGTCCGCAACGACGCGCTACTGCTACTGCTGCTGCACACCGGCGCCAAGACCGGGGAGTTGGTCAGCCTGCGCGTCGATCAGGCCCTGAAAATCCGCACCGAAAAGCACGGCGAGCAATGGGCCATCCAGATCGACGGGGAAAAGGACTGCCAGCAGCGCCACATCACGCTGGACGAGCCCCGCGCCGGCGCCGCGCTTGCGCAGTGGCTGCGGGTGCGCCAGCACGTCCCGCGCAAATCGCCCTGGCTGTTCTTCGGGGCCAAATCCCACGTCATCGACGGAAAAAGAGAACTCTCGCCTCTGAGCAGCAAGACGATTTTCATTTTGGTGGCCGGGGCTTTGAAGGCGCATTTGCCGCCCAACACGTTCGAGGGCATGCTGTCGCACGCTGGCGCCGAGGCCATCCGCAACTCCGTGCTGGCGCGCTGGCTCGAAGCGGGTCTGGGCCAGGAAGAGGTCATGCGCCGCGCCGGGGTGGCCGAGATCCGCGCGGTGGTCAGGCTCGACCGAAAAGACGTGACTTAA
- a CDS encoding thymidine kinase translates to MSQLTFIFAAMNAGKSTLLLQAAHNYVERGMAVELYTAALDTRAGLGVIRSRLGIERGASTFNADTVFDHRILERDTACLLIDESQFLRPVQVRQLHRLAHTSQVPIRCYGLRSDFLGHPFAGSAALLTLADEFEEVRAVCGCGKKATMNARLDATGARVSAGEQTLIGGNERYIAMCPRCFYLDSAGEQDAQSTAA, encoded by the coding sequence ATGTCACAACTCACTTTCATCTTCGCCGCCATGAACGCGGGCAAGTCCACGCTCTTGCTGCAAGCGGCCCACAACTACGTCGAACGCGGCATGGCCGTCGAGCTCTACACCGCCGCCCTGGACACGCGCGCCGGCTTGGGCGTCATCCGTTCGCGCCTGGGCATCGAGCGCGGCGCCAGCACCTTCAACGCCGATACCGTGTTCGATCACCGCATCCTTGAGCGCGACACGGCCTGCTTGTTAATTGATGAGAGCCAGTTCCTGCGGCCCGTGCAGGTCCGCCAGTTGCACCGCCTGGCCCACACCAGCCAAGTGCCCATCCGTTGCTACGGCCTTCGCAGCGACTTTTTAGGGCACCCCTTTGCCGGCAGCGCGGCCCTGCTGACACTCGCCGATGAATTCGAGGAAGTGCGCGCGGTCTGCGGCTGCGGAAAAAAAGCCACCATGAACGCCCGGCTTGACGCCACCGGCGCGCGGGTCAGCGCGGGCGAACAAACCCTCATCGGCGGAAATGAACGCTATATCGCAATGTGCCCGCGCTGCTTCTACCTGGACAGCGCCGGCGAGCAAGATGCTCAAAGCACGGCGGCCTGA
- a CDS encoding sensor domain-containing protein, translating into MNAFLNAIYEDQEILDLVIGEPLNSVASYLPALLTAVNACLVLSVTDCDGVILFATDRFCELSGFDKDDLTGRRHNIVSSGTSSESFYRDMWDTVLSGKRWTGEICNRAKDGSLYWVDTTILPFTDTHGKITRFVAICNDVTNKKQAEQQLNQSRQRLKSLLLMSGDWYWEQDTQFRFTLLSDGFKKTGKDPAAFLGQTSWDAQCAQDEALWHKHRATLQSQQPFRDFEFLVTSDQNTGLPVWFSLSGEPTYDERGQFMGYQGVGRDISTRFSDQAQLWKLSNLDSLTGLPNRSRFETTLDRCVESGKASGEPFALVMIDIDNLKVVNDSMSFLAGDELLKIMARRLSCSVRQTDFISRLSGDEFAVILLDLGTVKDIHRLIETLRCTLEAPTDNAEQGRCTLSLGASLFPAHASASADLIKNANIALHRAKSNGGGQCVLFESEHKHRVDRRATVLRAIEQAISVDRLMLYYQPVVNPVTRAVVSFEALLRWNHPKNGIISPGEFQEVFENRALTARIGKFVTDMAIKQAALWSRERVDFHKIAINVTTADFVLGGFPIWLADRLMHYGVDPAQICVEVTEGMFLGPSAELVLSGLQIVHDMGAEIAFDDFGTGYASLMHLKMPIDRLKIERTFVTNIENDKTNAAIIEAIVQLGRRLGKGITVEGVETQAQADILLAIGCSQFQGYLYSKPLPAHQVASFIASYSGSKTTASQLSA; encoded by the coding sequence ATGAACGCGTTTCTCAACGCGATCTATGAAGATCAGGAAATCTTGGATTTGGTCATCGGGGAGCCCCTTAACTCGGTCGCCTCCTACCTGCCCGCCCTGCTTACGGCCGTCAATGCCTGCCTGGTCTTGTCCGTCACAGACTGCGACGGCGTGATTCTCTTTGCCACCGACCGGTTCTGCGAACTTAGCGGCTTCGATAAAGACGACCTCACCGGCAGACGACATAACATCGTGAGCTCGGGCACTAGCTCGGAATCGTTCTACCGCGATATGTGGGACACGGTGCTGAGCGGGAAAAGATGGACGGGAGAGATATGCAACCGCGCCAAGGATGGCTCCCTCTACTGGGTCGACACCACCATCCTGCCCTTCACCGACACCCACGGGAAAATCACCCGCTTCGTGGCCATTTGTAACGACGTCACCAATAAAAAACAAGCCGAGCAACAACTCAATCAAAGCCGCCAACGGCTTAAGTCCCTGCTGCTGATGTCCGGCGACTGGTACTGGGAGCAAGACACCCAATTTCGCTTTACCCTACTCTCCGATGGCTTCAAAAAGACCGGCAAGGACCCGGCCGCCTTTCTTGGCCAGACCAGCTGGGACGCCCAGTGCGCCCAGGACGAAGCCTTATGGCATAAGCACCGCGCAACCCTGCAGTCGCAGCAGCCCTTTCGTGACTTCGAGTTTCTGGTCACCAGCGACCAGAACACGGGCCTGCCGGTGTGGTTTAGCCTCTCGGGTGAGCCCACCTACGACGAACGCGGCCAGTTCATGGGCTACCAGGGCGTGGGGCGCGACATTTCAACGCGGTTTTCTGATCAGGCGCAGCTCTGGAAACTCTCCAACCTCGATTCGTTGACCGGCCTACCCAACCGGTCCAGATTTGAGACCACGCTCGATCGGTGCGTTGAAAGCGGTAAAGCCAGCGGTGAACCGTTCGCCCTTGTCATGATCGACATCGACAACCTCAAAGTCGTCAACGACTCCATGAGCTTTCTCGCCGGCGATGAACTGCTCAAGATCATGGCCAGGCGGCTTTCGTGTTCCGTGCGCCAGACGGACTTCATCAGCCGCCTCAGCGGCGATGAGTTTGCTGTCATCCTGCTGGACCTGGGTACGGTCAAGGATATCCACCGGCTCATTGAGACGCTGCGCTGCACCCTGGAGGCCCCCACCGACAATGCCGAGCAGGGCCGGTGCACCCTCAGTCTCGGCGCCAGCCTCTTTCCTGCGCACGCCAGTGCAAGCGCCGACCTCATCAAGAACGCCAATATCGCCCTGCATCGCGCGAAGTCCAACGGCGGGGGGCAGTGCGTCCTGTTTGAATCCGAACACAAACACCGGGTCGACCGCAGAGCAACCGTCCTGCGTGCCATTGAGCAGGCCATCAGTGTGGACCGTCTGATGCTGTACTACCAGCCAGTCGTCAACCCGGTGACCCGGGCAGTCGTGTCGTTTGAAGCCCTGTTGCGCTGGAATCATCCCAAAAACGGGATCATCTCGCCCGGTGAGTTTCAGGAAGTGTTCGAAAACCGCGCGCTCACTGCGCGCATCGGTAAGTTCGTCACTGACATGGCCATCAAGCAAGCCGCGCTGTGGTCGCGCGAGCGAGTTGACTTTCACAAAATAGCCATCAACGTGACCACGGCCGACTTTGTCCTCGGGGGCTTCCCGATCTGGCTGGCCGACCGGCTGATGCACTACGGGGTCGACCCCGCGCAGATCTGCGTTGAGGTCACCGAAGGCATGTTCCTGGGTCCATCGGCTGAACTGGTTCTGAGTGGCCTGCAAATCGTCCATGACATGGGCGCGGAGATTGCCTTTGACGACTTCGGCACCGGCTACGCCTCGCTGATGCACCTGAAAATGCCCATCGACCGGCTCAAAATCGAACGGACATTCGTCACCAACATCGAAAACGACAAGACCAACGCCGCCATCATCGAGGCGATCGTGCAGCTCGGGCGCAGGCTGGGCAAAGGCATCACGGTCGAGGGTGTGGAGACGCAGGCGCAGGCCGACATCCTTCTGGCCATCGGCTGCAGTCAATTCCAGGGCTACCTGTACAGCAAACCGCTGCCGGCGCACCAGGTGGCGAGCTTCATTGCCTCGTATTCAGGTTCAAAAACCACAGCCTCGCAACTTTCCGCATAG
- a CDS encoding adenylyl-sulfate kinase — translation MIKVLIMGLPGAGKTTLSIELIGLLKMNRLSVGYLCADNVRAEANDWDFTTEGRRRQARRMQIKVNELQGDVVIVDALAALPESRAAIGADVLVWMDTTKTGRYADTLAGFIPPANCDFVVSELNSKKWGAILATHLLNQIERLTFMQQLHELAARGSLFKWLPHKASLDKKAAGQRAHIHQVRTDSGQHQHQ, via the coding sequence ATGATCAAAGTATTAATCATGGGCCTGCCTGGTGCAGGAAAGACGACACTCTCAATCGAGCTGATCGGCCTACTGAAAATGAACAGGCTCTCTGTTGGGTATCTCTGCGCTGACAACGTGCGGGCTGAGGCCAATGACTGGGACTTCACAACGGAAGGCCGACGCCGTCAAGCCCGGCGAATGCAAATTAAGGTCAACGAATTGCAGGGTGATGTGGTGATTGTTGACGCCTTGGCAGCGCTCCCCGAATCAAGAGCTGCGATTGGCGCGGACGTCCTGGTCTGGATGGACACAACCAAAACTGGCAGGTACGCCGACACCCTGGCAGGCTTCATCCCGCCCGCGAACTGTGACTTCGTTGTCTCTGAGCTGAACTCGAAAAAATGGGGTGCGATTCTCGCCACTCATCTTCTGAACCAGATCGAACGCCTAACTTTTATGCAGCAGCTCCACGAACTGGCCGCCAGGGGCTCACTCTTCAAATGGCTACCCCACAAAGCCTCCCTCGACAAAAAGGCTGCGGGTCAACGAGCGCATATTCATCAAGTTAGAACTGATTCTGGCCAACACCAACACCAATAA
- a CDS encoding sulfotransferase, with translation MYLFLAVPNFCGSTLLHSLLETCPSVVPLTDPRPEERRMKGMVEGNCCAGAGYRNLNGPHSIEANMEHVYANPANYDWPGIRKTWDENWAKTNPDAPIRMQKTPADVFRVEMIEPHFQNLKWIISVRNPYAYVEHIMRKATFHMDPLRQLDQICYHVLRTMVVQIKNRLHLGDRAYTMTYEDFIARPEYHSAKLGEFLPGLEAINFDAELMVKGERVESIRDRSEMHIQELIADIPDIVERINEHFRPVECVLKTWGYELRKA, from the coding sequence ATGTATCTGTTCCTCGCCGTCCCCAACTTCTGCGGCAGCACGTTGCTCCACAGCCTGCTGGAAACCTGCCCATCAGTAGTGCCGTTGACCGATCCACGCCCTGAAGAACGTCGCATGAAGGGAATGGTCGAGGGAAACTGTTGCGCTGGAGCCGGCTACAGGAATCTAAATGGCCCGCATTCAATTGAAGCCAATATGGAACACGTTTACGCTAATCCTGCCAACTACGACTGGCCTGGTATTCGTAAAACATGGGACGAAAACTGGGCCAAGACCAACCCTGATGCTCCTATTCGGATGCAGAAAACTCCTGCAGATGTTTTTAGAGTTGAAATGATAGAACCTCATTTCCAAAATCTCAAGTGGATCATCTCTGTAAGAAACCCCTACGCCTATGTGGAACATATCATGCGAAAGGCAACGTTTCACATGGATCCCCTTCGGCAACTTGATCAAATTTGCTATCACGTGCTCCGGACAATGGTGGTCCAAATCAAAAACAGATTGCATCTTGGAGATCGTGCCTACACCATGACCTACGAGGACTTCATCGCCAGACCCGAATACCACAGCGCGAAGTTGGGTGAGTTTCTTCCAGGGTTGGAAGCAATCAACTTTGACGCTGAATTGATGGTCAAGGGTGAGAGGGTTGAGTCGATACGCGATAGAAGTGAAATGCACATTCAAGAATTGATTGCTGACATCCCAGATATTGTTGAGCGGATCAATGAGCATTTTCGTCCTGTTGAATGCGTCCTCAAAACCTGGGGCTATGAATTGAGAAAAGCATGA
- a CDS encoding tail fiber assembly protein → MSPVIGMEAAAAVHLVALLTHGQAVMGLPLQPTATPLHGLPETPESTAGLFKYFKQKNMPDYTIVSFENSIITLAFDGRRVNFPLPIVDGKYPEGEALNTLLTAYVRNARAAPPAPVASNAAEIQRLVARPADFELRRAVMVARNRLLLATDWTQMNDSPLSADLKLRWKICRQAWRDISRQSGFPSNVVWPVPPDQVKGPAGGMLTAARGAPTHLLSVQSVPTHITVGR, encoded by the coding sequence GTGTCACCGGTAATTGGAATGGAGGCGGCGGCGGCGGTGCATCTGGTGGCCCTGCTGACTCATGGCCAGGCGGTCATGGGCTTGCCATTACAACCAACGGCCACGCCATTACATGGGCTTCCGGAAACACCCGAGTCTACGGCGGGGTTGTTTAAATACTTTAAGCAGAAGAACATGCCTGATTACACAATTGTTTCGTTTGAAAATAGCATTATCACGTTAGCTTTTGACGGGCGAAGAGTTAACTTTCCGCTACCCATTGTTGATGGGAAATATCCGGAGGGTGAGGCATTAAATACCTTACTCACCGCCTATGTCCGTAACGCGCGTGCTGCGCCGCCGGCACCAGTTGCTTCCAATGCTGCTGAAATTCAGCGATTGGTTGCTCGGCCAGCAGATTTTGAATTGCGTCGCGCTGTAATGGTAGCGAGGAATCGTCTGTTGTTGGCAACCGACTGGACTCAAATGAATGATTCCCCGTTGTCTGCAGATTTGAAGTTGCGTTGGAAGATCTGCAGACAAGCATGGCGCGATATTTCTCGGCAATCAGGTTTCCCTTCCAATGTTGTTTGGCCGGTACCACCCGACCAAGTAAAAGGTCCGGCCGGAGGGATGCTTACCGCGGCGCGGGGCGCCCCTACTCATTTATTGAGTGTGCAGAGCGTGCCAACTCACATCACAGTTGGGCGTTAG
- a CDS encoding peptidyl-prolyl cis-trans isomerase encodes MSLKSKKTIGVLVLAAVALAAGGVAMSKVTLGGDKSVTAAPPVAASSAGTNLVALVNGEPVYEIELASMLQNMPHAVAVDSYINKVLSAQAAKTESAGLEVAARRLMAEREVLSNLYFSRIGEREVKGVSDAEIDQFYQRNLSDSMFARIGASYFLSATDEDATQFALKLREGDKEAAAKLKPFLNPAGKAIAFAPADFPYDMGKLIQTMKVGEVSGSLATRNGFFVVRVDEVVPGKRPAIKEIKEQLRSALVNQRVGEKLQQLRKGAKIELKS; translated from the coding sequence GTGAGCTTAAAAAGCAAAAAGACGATAGGGGTTCTGGTGCTTGCGGCCGTGGCCTTGGCAGCCGGTGGTGTCGCCATGAGCAAGGTCACTCTCGGTGGCGACAAGTCAGTGACTGCGGCACCACCGGTGGCGGCATCCAGTGCGGGAACGAACCTCGTGGCCCTGGTCAATGGCGAGCCCGTTTACGAAATTGAACTCGCATCGATGTTGCAGAACATGCCCCATGCGGTCGCCGTAGATAGCTACATCAACAAAGTTCTTTCCGCGCAGGCCGCCAAAACCGAAAGCGCGGGACTCGAGGTCGCCGCCCGGCGACTAATGGCCGAACGTGAAGTGCTTTCCAATCTATATTTCTCTCGCATCGGCGAAAGAGAAGTCAAGGGTGTTTCCGACGCGGAAATCGATCAGTTCTATCAGCGCAATTTGTCGGACAGCATGTTCGCCAGAATTGGAGCCTCGTACTTTCTGAGCGCAACCGACGAAGACGCAACTCAGTTCGCGCTGAAACTGCGCGAAGGGGATAAAGAGGCGGCAGCGAAGCTCAAGCCATTTCTGAATCCAGCAGGCAAGGCGATCGCCTTCGCTCCCGCGGACTTTCCCTATGACATGGGGAAACTGATACAGACAATGAAAGTCGGGGAAGTGTCGGGCTCTTTGGCCACCCGAAACGGATTCTTTGTTGTGCGTGTCGATGAAGTTGTACCGGGCAAAAGACCCGCCATCAAGGAAATCAAGGAGCAATTGCGCTCTGCCCTGGTCAATCAACGTGTTGGCGAGAAGCTGCAGCAGCTACGCAAAGGCGCCAAGATTGAACTCAAATCTTAG
- a CDS encoding type II secretion system F family protein: MINPQSQQVWAAPRRQLLRWTISYAPWNSPKTVVTEKTIAASQREALQSAMKLGVPLSAKRDWQFGWQKIDKDYRQQFLLALSFNVQSGMSAGKALEEVIQSERGHVRQVMEPALAIIKAGGEFSDAIDGLAMFDDATLSILRAGEKLGAMKEAMASAIAHIKKTNHSMKLMIGALMVIIADIVVSSITVFGVQFYQLPQLRTEGITSKDPVVVANFASNLDMAFLLNGILTAFTVVLSIVVTVVVMSYSNKEMREFRQKVDYALHQMPILRDLLRHTAISSTMSICGALLSGGVMLNKALVIVRGSTMSPIVSGYWQRAESHLEHGESVNIALQDENVLERSECLILASHADQMQLAQAMLAISERRDEMAERASSKFGKFAFWTGLLYSGCGVLIALWVSYIQYQAVMASTTSIGG; encoded by the coding sequence ATGATCAACCCTCAGAGTCAGCAAGTGTGGGCGGCACCCCGCAGACAACTTTTGCGCTGGACCATTTCGTACGCTCCATGGAACAGCCCGAAGACCGTCGTCACAGAAAAGACCATTGCCGCATCACAACGAGAAGCGTTGCAGTCCGCCATGAAACTGGGTGTGCCGCTTTCGGCCAAACGCGACTGGCAATTTGGCTGGCAGAAGATAGACAAAGATTACCGGCAGCAATTCTTGCTGGCGTTGTCGTTCAACGTCCAGTCCGGCATGTCTGCAGGCAAGGCGTTGGAAGAGGTCATCCAGTCCGAACGCGGCCATGTGCGACAAGTGATGGAACCCGCGCTGGCAATCATCAAGGCGGGAGGCGAGTTCTCCGATGCGATCGATGGCCTGGCCATGTTTGATGATGCGACGCTCTCCATCTTGCGCGCTGGTGAAAAGCTCGGGGCAATGAAAGAGGCCATGGCCAGCGCTATCGCTCATATCAAGAAGACCAATCACTCGATGAAACTGATGATTGGCGCGTTGATGGTCATTATTGCGGACATTGTGGTGTCCTCCATAACGGTGTTCGGCGTCCAGTTCTATCAGTTGCCGCAACTGCGGACCGAAGGCATCACGTCAAAAGACCCGGTCGTCGTTGCCAATTTCGCCAGCAACCTTGATATGGCTTTCTTGTTGAATGGAATTTTGACTGCCTTTACTGTGGTGCTCTCCATCGTGGTGACAGTGGTCGTCATGTCGTATTCAAACAAGGAAATGCGCGAGTTCAGGCAGAAAGTCGACTACGCACTGCATCAAATGCCGATTCTGCGCGATTTGCTTCGGCACACCGCGATTTCGTCCACCATGTCGATTTGCGGTGCCTTGCTGAGCGGGGGTGTGATGCTCAATAAAGCGTTGGTCATTGTGCGCGGCTCCACCATGTCACCCATCGTTTCAGGCTACTGGCAAAGGGCCGAGTCGCATCTCGAGCATGGGGAATCGGTGAACATTGCCCTGCAGGATGAAAACGTGCTTGAACGCTCGGAATGTCTGATTCTCGCCTCACACGCAGACCAGATGCAATTGGCGCAGGCCATGCTTGCGATAAGCGAGCGTCGGGACGAGATGGCGGAACGGGCATCCAGCAAGTTCGGTAAGTTTGCATTTTGGACCGGGCTACTTTACTCAGGCTGTGGCGTGTTGATCGCCTTGTGGGTGTCCTACATCCAGTACCAGGCAGTGATGGCCAGCACAACGTCAATCGGGGGATAA
- a CDS encoding GspE/PulE family protein: MSNALHIVETPALAVPLRTGEILIRDGVITRHQLEIALKQQRVWRNSGRITPIGEILHELRFADRAAIENAVLMTAGSTTGIFEVLLSSVTCMRYRVHPIRMDGETLVIQSRQRLSDREKQRILDACHVSAKYLKVVAADHQAIASALSMHEKQDSSLDIWIRRLQHDPSGYVLKAFMGHMIGEASQRDASDIHLDRKDDVHSWISYRIDGDMSQMYMLPSKLMAAIIVRIKTEAGMDASSTQRPQDGRISLDSRHQKLDIRVSSQPIAGGETIALRLLSSDSIKSLNILFPQQPELIAHLKKLTRVDSKTGGFILISGATGMGKSTTLYALLQELDRDRLNVMTVEDPVEYQLAFLRQIQLNQFLGEQATDMERSLLRQDPDVLVFGEMRDENSTIAALRLAESGHLVISTIHANDAVQTFERLANKVGEANRDDMLYILGSYLKAIIAQRLIKKLCLCARPATPEYRSLHAQTAADLGISDEATGLLEPGKCKACNNTGYRGRVMLHETLLIPDDDLVRKNLLTAITSPNGFSSILDVPGVKHIARTDTLRTLVSSGVIPLGFAALQMGVSAS, encoded by the coding sequence ATGAGCAACGCCCTGCATATTGTCGAAACGCCAGCGCTGGCTGTGCCATTGCGCACGGGGGAGATTTTGATCCGGGACGGGGTCATTACGCGCCATCAATTGGAGATTGCGCTAAAACAACAACGGGTATGGCGAAACTCCGGAAGAATTACGCCAATCGGCGAAATTCTGCACGAGTTGCGTTTTGCCGATCGCGCCGCCATCGAAAATGCGGTATTGATGACAGCCGGCTCCACGACTGGCATTTTTGAGGTCTTGCTGTCATCCGTCACCTGTATGCGCTATCGCGTGCACCCCATTCGCATGGATGGAGAAACGTTGGTCATTCAGTCTAGGCAGCGTCTGAGTGATCGGGAAAAGCAGCGCATTCTGGATGCATGCCATGTGTCGGCCAAGTACCTGAAAGTCGTTGCAGCTGATCACCAGGCCATAGCTTCGGCGCTTTCGATGCATGAAAAGCAGGATTCTTCCCTCGACATCTGGATCAGACGCTTGCAGCACGACCCATCGGGCTATGTGCTCAAAGCGTTCATGGGGCACATGATCGGGGAGGCATCTCAACGGGATGCCTCCGATATCCATCTAGACCGCAAGGACGACGTCCACTCGTGGATTTCCTACCGCATAGATGGCGATATGAGCCAGATGTACATGCTGCCGTCCAAATTGATGGCCGCCATCATCGTGCGCATCAAAACGGAAGCGGGCATGGACGCATCATCTACCCAGCGTCCCCAGGACGGGCGCATCAGTCTTGATTCGCGCCACCAAAAACTTGACATCCGGGTCTCCTCGCAACCCATCGCAGGGGGTGAGACGATTGCACTTCGACTGCTCAGCTCGGACTCCATCAAGTCTTTGAACATCTTGTTTCCGCAGCAGCCTGAACTGATTGCGCACCTCAAGAAGCTGACCCGTGTTGATTCAAAGACGGGTGGGTTCATTTTGATTTCCGGCGCGACTGGAATGGGGAAGTCCACCACGTTATATGCGTTGTTGCAAGAACTCGACAGGGACCGACTCAACGTCATGACGGTTGAAGACCCTGTGGAATATCAGTTGGCGTTTCTCAGGCAGATCCAGCTCAATCAGTTTTTGGGCGAGCAAGCTACGGATATGGAGAGATCACTATTGCGTCAGGACCCGGATGTGCTCGTATTTGGCGAAATGCGCGACGAGAACTCGACAATTGCCGCATTGCGCCTGGCTGAATCGGGCCACCTGGTGATCTCTACCATTCACGCCAATGACGCGGTACAGACGTTCGAGCGGCTTGCCAATAAAGTGGGCGAAGCAAACCGCGATGACATGCTCTACATCCTGGGCAGCTATCTCAAGGCGATTATTGCCCAGCGCCTGATCAAGAAGCTGTGCCTTTGCGCGCGCCCCGCCACACCTGAATATCGTTCGCTTCATGCACAGACCGCGGCGGATTTGGGCATCAGCGATGAAGCCACTGGTTTGCTGGAGCCAGGAAAATGCAAGGCATGCAACAACACGGGGTACCGGGGGCGCGTCATGCTGCACGAGACCTTGCTGATACCCGATGACGATCTTGTTCGCAAAAATTTGCTCACGGCGATCACGTCCCCTAACGGTTTCTCATCAATCTTGGACGTACCGGGTGTGAAACACATTGCCCGCACGGATACCCTGCGCACGCTGGTTTCATCCGGTGTGATTCCTCTGGGGTTTGCAGCGCTTCAAATGGGGGTATCAGCATCATGA